A single Natrinema pellirubrum DSM 15624 DNA region contains:
- a CDS encoding IclR family transcriptional regulator: MTDSQLLTTTDTSLAVIEAIQELDGATPAELAAALELSESAVYKHLYTLAKHGYVASEGDEYRLGARFYHIGMYVRNRSKVYELAGKYVIELAEQSNEESDFGIEENGRIVTLFDSVGSSAKPSSRLNNYEYMHTTAIGKAILARLPESRIDEIDDRWGLPELTEETITSRAELDAELERIRERGYAINDQESIPGKRVAGVVAEGPNGAVIGGFTVSGPAYRIEDADLHQEFPDILQRVVPNFETELVSQGLL, translated from the coding sequence ATGACTGACAGCCAACTTCTGACGACGACCGACACATCGTTAGCGGTGATCGAGGCGATTCAGGAACTCGACGGGGCGACGCCAGCCGAACTCGCGGCGGCACTCGAGTTATCCGAGAGTGCTGTCTACAAACACCTCTATACCCTCGCGAAACACGGCTATGTCGCCTCCGAAGGCGACGAATACCGACTCGGGGCGCGGTTCTATCACATCGGGATGTACGTTCGAAACCGCAGCAAAGTATACGAGTTGGCGGGCAAGTACGTCATCGAACTCGCCGAGCAATCGAACGAGGAATCCGATTTCGGAATCGAGGAGAATGGTCGCATCGTGACGCTATTCGATTCGGTCGGTAGTTCCGCCAAGCCAAGTTCCCGGCTCAACAACTACGAGTACATGCATACGACGGCCATCGGGAAGGCGATCCTTGCTCGATTGCCGGAGTCACGCATCGACGAAATCGACGACCGGTGGGGCCTCCCGGAACTCACCGAGGAGACGATCACGTCACGGGCGGAACTCGATGCCGAACTCGAGCGTATCCGGGAACGGGGCTACGCGATCAACGATCAAGAGTCGATTCCGGGCAAACGCGTTGCCGGTGTCGTCGCCGAGGGCCCCAATGGGGCCGTCATCGGCGGATTCACCGTCTCCGGTCCGGCGTACCGGATCGAAGACGCCGATCTCCACCAGGAATTTCCCGACATCCTGCAGCGAGTCGTCCCGAATTTCGAGACAGAACTGGTCTCACAGGGACTCCTGTAA
- a CDS encoding Na+/H+ antiporter NhaC family protein, whose protein sequence is MSYESLPIAALALAPPIIAIALAMYTRQVLVSLFAGVWIGALMIADWNPIAATALSMDWIVEVVRSPFDTKFLILIMFMGAGAAFIYKSGGIIALQNWIGHRVNTARDSQILTWLIGIFIFFDSYTSTIVTGNATRELSQENNTSREMHAYVLDSTTSPVTTFGPVSNWIGYQVSMIIVGFEAARFTAEEVGITAFGLFLQSIPWNIYCFLAFFMVGFISITQRFYGPMLNAEWRARKEKKTRRDDATPLSDITTDVGEPSEKNPTLINFFAPILSLLVVGLVSMWWLGGGHQSGVDIATAFQETDVALGLLYGSFAFMAVGMLGAVGFGTMDLEEASDTVISGFKTMMIAAAIIVLAWSIGHAADQVGTAQYIVDVMVDSSIPGSFLPLLIFLAAMFIAFTTGTSWGTMAILTPLAIPLGYEMSGLSILPVLMGVLFGGAIWGDHVSPISDTTVMSSIFAGSDHIDHVTTQIPFAMTAAGVTVLMLLLYAVGVTSPLVLLPLSVVLTAGAVIALNKFDARRKNLPEVMPTTDAIDNGEIDVDAIENGSKTDGTRINGRYSFVESIPLTAVGIVIAYLCLVFGFMTLGF, encoded by the coding sequence ATGTCATACGAATCCCTTCCGATTGCGGCACTAGCGCTGGCACCGCCGATTATCGCGATCGCACTCGCGATGTATACGCGCCAAGTACTCGTATCGTTGTTCGCCGGGGTATGGATCGGGGCGTTGATGATCGCCGACTGGAATCCGATCGCAGCAACAGCGTTGTCAATGGACTGGATCGTCGAGGTCGTCAGATCACCATTTGACACCAAGTTTCTGATTCTGATTATGTTCATGGGCGCTGGTGCCGCGTTTATTTACAAGTCAGGCGGGATCATCGCACTCCAGAACTGGATCGGTCATCGGGTGAACACGGCACGAGACTCGCAGATCCTCACATGGCTCATTGGGATTTTCATTTTCTTCGACTCGTATACGAGTACCATCGTGACTGGAAACGCGACTCGTGAGCTGTCTCAGGAAAACAACACTTCTCGAGAGATGCACGCCTACGTGCTGGACTCGACGACATCGCCGGTGACGACCTTCGGACCCGTATCGAACTGGATCGGGTACCAAGTATCGATGATCATCGTTGGGTTCGAAGCTGCCCGGTTCACCGCCGAGGAAGTCGGTATCACCGCATTCGGACTCTTCCTGCAGAGCATTCCATGGAACATCTACTGTTTCCTAGCGTTCTTTATGGTCGGATTCATTTCGATTACGCAGCGATTCTACGGGCCGATGCTGAACGCGGAGTGGCGGGCGCGCAAAGAAAAGAAAACTCGACGGGACGACGCGACGCCGCTCTCGGACATCACGACCGACGTCGGCGAGCCGAGCGAGAAGAACCCGACGCTGATCAATTTCTTCGCACCGATTCTGTCGCTGCTGGTCGTCGGACTCGTCTCGATGTGGTGGCTCGGTGGCGGCCACCAGTCCGGTGTTGATATCGCGACTGCGTTCCAGGAAACCGATGTCGCACTCGGTCTCCTATACGGTTCGTTCGCGTTCATGGCCGTCGGCATGCTCGGTGCCGTCGGATTCGGGACCATGGACCTCGAGGAAGCGAGCGATACCGTGATTAGCGGATTCAAGACGATGATGATCGCGGCTGCGATCATCGTCCTTGCGTGGAGTATCGGTCACGCCGCTGACCAGGTCGGAACCGCCCAGTATATCGTTGACGTCATGGTCGACAGTAGCATCCCCGGCTCGTTCCTACCGCTGCTGATCTTCCTTGCAGCGATGTTCATCGCATTTACGACGGGAACTTCGTGGGGGACCATGGCTATTCTGACCCCGCTCGCGATTCCGCTTGGCTACGAAATGTCCGGACTGTCGATCCTGCCGGTTCTCATGGGAGTGCTGTTCGGCGGCGCGATCTGGGGCGATCACGTCTCACCGATCAGTGATACGACCGTCATGTCGTCGATCTTCGCCGGTTCGGACCACATCGATCACGTGACGACACAGATTCCGTTCGCGATGACCGCAGCCGGCGTGACGGTCCTCATGTTGCTCCTGTACGCAGTCGGTGTGACGTCGCCGCTGGTGTTGCTCCCGCTATCAGTCGTCCTCACTGCGGGCGCTGTCATCGCACTGAACAAGTTCGATGCTCGCCGCAAGAACCTGCCCGAAGTCATGCCGACGACCGACGCCATCGACAACGGTGAAATCGACGTCGATGCGATCGAGAACGGAAGCAAAACCGACGGAACCCGGATCAACGGACGGTACAGTTTCGTCGAATCGATTCCGCTGACCGCAGTCGGGATCGTTATCGCCTATCTCTGCCTGGTATTTGGGTTTATGACCCTCGGCTTCTAG
- a CDS encoding asparaginase gives MSTVYIIATGGTIVSTSSDTGTVPTESVQELVQAYPETFEHVDIELEQLTQAPSSELTIDDLVTLSDRVRAVADDIDGVVVLHGTDTIEETAYYLDLVLDVDIPVVLTGAQRPYDSRSPDGPANIHGALAAASHDHVRTGAYVFFNDRLHAARPVTKEHSSNPDAYGSGNYGPVADRTPNGLWFYRRPESLSVTLPTRDITATVEIVPTSTDTDGRQISHAIDRGVDGIVVDALGLGNVPANVADAIGDAVDNDVVVVIATRCHNGVVSPVYGSKGGGATLEEEGVLFASNLPAHKARIKLLVALSQQSDETVGEAFDASQIDGHGYA, from the coding sequence ATGTCGACTGTGTACATCATTGCTACCGGCGGCACGATCGTGAGTACCTCGAGCGACACCGGGACGGTCCCGACCGAGTCAGTACAGGAGTTAGTGCAGGCCTATCCGGAGACGTTCGAACACGTCGATATCGAACTGGAGCAACTCACGCAAGCCCCGAGTTCGGAGTTGACAATCGACGATCTCGTGACACTGAGTGATCGTGTGCGAGCCGTTGCCGACGATATCGATGGAGTCGTCGTCCTCCATGGAACCGATACGATCGAAGAGACCGCGTACTACCTCGATCTCGTCCTCGACGTCGACATCCCAGTCGTCCTCACTGGCGCACAACGACCGTACGATAGCCGTAGTCCTGACGGGCCGGCGAACATTCACGGGGCCCTCGCGGCAGCGAGTCACGATCACGTTCGGACGGGTGCCTACGTCTTCTTCAACGACCGTCTTCACGCAGCGCGACCAGTAACGAAAGAACATAGCAGCAATCCCGACGCGTACGGTTCGGGCAACTACGGACCGGTCGCCGATCGGACACCGAACGGTCTTTGGTTCTACCGGCGACCCGAGAGTCTATCGGTGACGCTCCCGACACGAGATATCACGGCGACCGTGGAGATCGTACCGACGTCGACGGACACCGACGGAAGACAGATCAGTCACGCCATCGATCGCGGCGTCGATGGAATCGTCGTCGACGCGCTCGGACTCGGAAATGTTCCCGCAAACGTTGCAGATGCCATCGGTGACGCCGTTGACAACGACGTTGTCGTCGTTATTGCGACGCGGTGTCACAACGGAGTCGTCTCGCCAGTGTACGGATCCAAAGGCGGTGGCGCAACTCTCGAGGAAGAGGGTGTGCTGTTCGCATCGAACCTTCCCGCCCACAAGGCCCGAATCAAACTCTTGGTCGCTCTGTCACAGCAATCAGACGAGACGGTTGGAGAGGCGTTTGATGCCAGCCAAATCGACGGGCACGGGTATGCGTGA